Within Topomyia yanbarensis strain Yona2022 chromosome 2, ASM3024719v1, whole genome shotgun sequence, the genomic segment ttgtaAACTTCAAAAACTTGTGCCTTGGACAAAATGTATTTCTTAGTTTATAGCTAGGTTTATAGTTTGTGAATAGAAGAGATTATACAGTAATATTAGAATAACTTATttaaaatgttttctttcacaAATAGCTAATATATTTCGGCACACTGAATACACGaagtattcatgtcttcaacaaaattgtttgtgaTACCACgctcgaaaactttgctgaagaaattAAGTTTCGAGTCTTGGATTGAGTGCAGTTTCCGGATAATTAAAAATCACACCTTAAATGATGACTTctcattaaaatttaaataaaacaatgataaaacaggtttttttgctTTTCCGAATGCtaatttctttttgaatttttttaaaggtaTTTGAAAATTGTGGTGATTGATATGATAAGTTTTCGAGTATAAATTTAATGACACTACGAGTTTTCGATGTTTTCTTTCCCATATATCCCATCCCATATATCTAAGTTTTTCCCTTTTAGAACAATATCATTTtcgtgaaaaaaaattgaaattcgtcGCAAATTCAGAACGGTATGTCAAATGACTTACCATTGCGCCATCTGCTGCCAGACACGGTGCTTGATTCCTACACGCAAccataaaataacctacagaataagttcttttaacttaaatttaggtacttttgagctgtgcgtggctttcgcacttattagtgttgtcaaaaactaaacaagagattcgactcagtcgaggtcttccgtgcaggaatgtacttttaagttgtttggggtatactcataattaggtaaattcaacttaaatttaagtaaattaaactcaaggttgagttattatttttgccgtagttaaatggaaactaccttcaacgcggtttacctaattttaccttcctgcacgataccacgagattgagtcaaaagtactgaattttaggtagtttttcggtggcctGTACAATAATCCGTGGTCATAAATGTTTGCCGCAGCGATTTCAAACCATTTCGAACACACAGCGCTGCTTTGACAGACGGAAAGCGGAAGTTGACCAGTCGTATTCTAGTACTACCATCGGTACAGAGCTTCATTTTGACAGCCTTTTTACTCTAGGCGAGTGTATGGAAATAGACGTGTGAAATGAAGGTAGTgtgattttgactaatttatcgtgttttctgctaaaaaattcaaCCGAAGATGTTATAAAATTGAAATCTTGTGTTGTACAGtagattttttcaaatgacattgctCGGAACGTTGAAAATAGTAGtgaaaaagtattttgaaaatgttaacGCATGCTTCCAGCTCTGCAGGAAGAGTTGACAGTTGTGGTCTGGCGATATGTGGCCGGTGTGATGGTTGGGGTGAAATGGAGATGTTTTTGGATTTGGATTTAAAACTGGGAATGTAAACAAATCGAGTTTTTTCCGTGCAGGATTTCAGTAGTTTTGAATATTAGTCATCTGTTTTTGTTTAACTAATGCAATCTGTATATTTTTCTGCAGTTGAACGTTTCTTTTCCCGCTACCGGGGCCCAAAAGACCTTCGAGGTCATGGACGACCATAAGCTGCGTCACTTCTACGATAAGCGTATGGGAGCTGAAATCACTGCTGATCATCTGGGCGACGAATGGAAAGGGTATGTGTTCAAGATCGCCGGAGGAAACGACAAGCAGGGTTTTCCAATGAAGCAGGGCGTTCTAACCAACAGTGAGTATTGAATATGGGTAGTCGATACAAATGTTTTATTAAATAATCTTTATTTTGCAGCCCGTGTCCGTCTGCTGTTGAAGAAGGGCCACTCTTGTTATCGTCCACGTCGTACCGGCGAGCGCAAGCGTAAATCGGTTCGAGGTTGCATTGTGGACCAGAACCTGTCGGCGCTGGCGCTGATTATCTTGAAGAAGGGAGAAAAGGACATTCCCGGACTGACCGACACCACTGTTCCTCGCCGTCTGGGTCCGAAGCGAGCCAGCAATATTCGCAAGCTGTATAATCTGACCAAGGACGATGACGTTCGTCAGTTTGTTGTTAAGCGTCCCCTGCCGGAGAAGGATGGCAAAAAGCCTCGCACAAAGGCTCCGAAGATTCAGCGCTTAATTACTCCGGTAGTTTTACAGCGCAAGAGGCATCGCCTGGCAATCAAGAAACGCCGTGTCGAATCGCGCAAGGAAGCCGAGGCTGAGTACGTCAAGATTCTGGCTGTTCGTCGTCGTGCCGAGCGCATCCGTCGCCGTTCGCGTCTGTCTTCGATGCGTGACTCACGCAGCTCGATTGGTTCCGataaggagaaggagaaggccGCCGCTAAGGTTGCCAAGAAGGTGGCCAAAAAGGAGGCCAAGAAAGAAGTGAAGAAGGTCACTGAGGCCGCTAAAAAGACTCCGGATTCGAAGGCCAAGCCTGATGCCAAGAAACCTGAGAAGAAGGCCGAAGGAAAGAAACCCGATGCAAAGAAGGTAGAGGCCAAGAAGGCCGATACCAAGAAGGTTGATTCTAAGAAATCCGATGCCGGAAAGAAACCCGCCGGAGACAAGAAGGAAAAGAAAGTGGTGAAGAAGGACGCACCGGCGGTCGCCAAGAAGGAGGCACCCAAGAGGAAACCCGAAGCTAGCAAGGGTGACGCAAGTGCGGCCAAAAAGGAAAAGAAGCAGAAGAAGAAGTGAGCTGCTGTTATTCTAGGATGCGTTTTATAATTTAATCTTAATGGTATGATAAACAAGAGAATACAGTTAAGAAAAATGCATCGGTATTTCATTGGGTttcaattttggaattttgataATGTTCGACCTGAAAGGTTGAACGGATCATGGTTCTTTGGTTGTACTGTAAAAGTTATGGAAAATTTAACAGCAACGGTCATGCTACTGCTGCGAGagtaagttctagttttaaaattttcagttttttgttaTAGAATTGTCAATACTATGAGTCTAAAATTGAACCACTTTAGAAAGTGTTCTTACTTGACTAAATTATTGTCACCAATCTATCGAACCTGAGTGTTGTactgaatattttttatatattcaaaacatagTTTTAAAAGTGGGTGCATGGAGAACAGTGAGTAGTTACGTAAGGTATGTAAGCTAGGCTCGATGGGACTACCCAAGTCAGTCATGGATCATACATTTGGAGTTTTCAGTTTCGGCAGTTTTCACTCACGTTACAGCTTGGTAAGGCCAAACTGTTGTCGAAGGCGGTCAATTTAGGTTGTCTGACGTATTCACATCATTAGTGTTTCTGCTTTAGAATAGACAGACAGTCTTTGTTGATTGTAAGATCAGGGAATATGTAAAAAGTGATATATAATGTCTTTCGCTTGAGATAGTTGAGTAGCGCCAGTAGAGCTCCGGCATCGAAATGCCGGAAGAGATGAGCAGTGGTAAGCGAGTTTTACACGAGGGAATGAGACACTTCTTTACTGCCActgaaatgaaatctgtaagtAGCATTAACACACATCTAATTTCAGGAACTGTATGGGATGGCGCTGAGCCTGTAGTCTTCgattggcatggtccattctcttTGGTGTTCTTGGCTTGTTGATAGAtgtgtgctcctacttgcaattGGAGAGATCAATTCGCtggggtgggggacatgtggattcTGCTAGTTGTCTACTCTTGACCTTGGGTATGAAGCTAGTTCAAGAAAGAAATGGACTGACACCGAAATGATAGATCATCACTAagtttctgattatttaaatCAGAAAAGCACACGAGCTTCTAAATATGCTTGGTAGCTTTTTTGGATCGGTGTGATCTGTTCGAGTCGAATCAGATTGATGTTCGGCTCGAGAAAACTTTATGGGGAATCGCGAATAAATATTACTCAAATTCTTTATGGGCAGAAATTCTCTTTGTAAAACTTTGAAATGCCTTCACAGTTAGTCaggatttttttgttcgaactgctttcgaacgaatctcgtaTTCGTCGTATACAAGAACACGGGTGTATGCATTCATGATGATGCTCGTTTGAAATGCGAGCGGTGAATGATTGAAACGGACATAAGGGATACTACATTGAATTCTGTGTTTCAATCTTTACCATTTGTGATGCTTAAAGCAGAAAAAAACATCTGTtggaatccaatttcccaaaaccTTTGGGAAAAATCGGAATATAACCAAAAATCTTTGAACTATTCATAAAAATACCATCCGCGAAAAAGAATTTGTGACCCaaattgttaaataaatgtgacattacagaaaaagcTGGGAATGTGTacattccttgttttgacgtgagtctttttttcctttcttaaggatttttatgaacgtgtccactggaaaacagaaaaagaataaccggaacggtgagaattaAGAAACggtaaaaattcacctttttattagaAACACCGAGAaaatatgtcctcaagcaggaattgAACCTGCGATcccccagtctctagttggagGCTGCAGCGGTGATCACAATACTATTGGGaatatgtgatgacatcatcacagttcctcgatggcggagtggttaacacacccaactagagactgggagatcgcaggttcgattcctgttTGAGGGCATATCTTTTCTCGGTGTTtctaataaaaaggtgaattttcaccgtttcttcattctcaccgttccggtcattctttctgtgtctgttttccagtggacacgttcataaaaatcctgtgaatgtggcaaccgtGACGAACACGCGGCACCTCTGTTATTAAACTACTCCTATTTGATTAaatcacttaggtgcgagtgtgcaaatgccaacctaccgcttattgtaccgCCCGGACAGTACCGTaaacatgttgctcgtttggcatgtGAGTATCGGCTGTTGTAAAACGAACATGCAGGACCTGTATAAACAACCTTCCCGTGTGTGATTAGTAGCGTAGATGTTTCCTTTTGACGGGTCTGCCTGAAGAAGACTTGCAAATTTCGCATTTTCCTCGTTGTTCTCGAAAGCTTTTCTTAAAATTCGTTTTTGTACTATTTATAGTAGTGCGAAACTGAATACAAAACGCGTGCaaatatttccgatcagatagcgCAAAAATATCGTGATTTCCTTCAGCACAACGGAAATGATTCACATTTCCGCAAGACTGAGAAAATAGcttagcagaaatttttgaaacgagaTCCCAGTATTTAGAAGAgttctgcttcaaaaatgtaCAGGATAGTAAGCTGTTATGTTGATGGTTGTGGTCGACTATATataagttaatttttttctcgacTAAATCAATCTGGAGGCCGTGTGACCCCCGGTGAGTTGTGGTATGCAGCcaagaattgatttttggcaGCATACTTCAACTTTGTTAGTTCGCAAATTGtagaattgggtcattaagctatatatatagttttccgttccatttaataaattttaggtccaatatacataatataatattatttcaaaaaaaattcgttgtaatacgtaaaaacgattttttgttttttaaaataaatcttatgtaaacttggcaaccatacataggaaaactgcggttgtttacatctggcctatcaggacaacatccaaaatgaaaaaaaaactatatgcaatggatggtgtttatgtgaaataaaaataaccctccgGGAAATCCGAGAAAACATGCcctaattttttctgacagggcatcatctGGGACGGATTCGTGTTTTCTTAttctttctttttgtttgttatatcTTACTTTTTCGATTCACACACACTAATACTTGGTGTAGTTCAAGAAATGACATGACTTTTTTAAAGAACAAACAAGAATTgaactttcaatttttttgtgaatccaTTATCATGAAGGGCAAGGTCAAAAATTGCGGTCGTAGTAAAGCGAAAAATCCGGAGATGACTTTTCACCATTTTCCGGTGAATCCCGATTTGTGAGAACAGTGGGAGAAGTTCACAAGAATTAACGATCTCGAAATTAATGAAAGCACTATCATCTCCACTATCATTATTGATCTAATGattaatttattgaaatatttgaaaaaaagttagcatttacttaatttcaaatagAATACTCCCCATATTAATCACTCTGAGGACAGCCGGTTCAATCTGACATTTGCGTGCTGGATCAATTTGACacgcgttttttttctttccgcaggtcccgtcccagggcatcatttgtcgtgaaattcgatatgtcaaatcttTCCTAtactgtcaaatccagactgtcaacatatttctttttttttaaatttgaatattattttcacgtttcctgcacacagaaaaaaaatgttggtaaacataagagtttttcactcttagcaaaaaacaaccaacgcatactcttagtttaaaaataaaatttttgttttgaatactattcttcatttgcttaaaaggaaaacttttactttgattattattcttgattaatttaaaagttttactttcaacctaatagttggcgttggttgttttttgctaagagcggaacactcttacttttactagtatttttttttctgtgtgagttggaaaaaaacattgttgcaatcacgaaaatcagctttatcgatgtaagtaataaaaaacgacattttttctcttttaatgacccaattcaaatgatggtcatagCACATAggttcgcccgctttaacggttattttaaatatatttgtagttgggactgtggccacatttgtaattatggcgccactgacatatcaacaagcatatgggggatagggCCAATAAAAGGATCAGATAGTGTTCTGCGAAAATTGctggatcgatattttttgagggaattccttcatagtattatgtctgttagtctgtggtcaAAGTTCACCTTCGTCactttcaacaaaaaattgcattaaaatgCACGTGCAATTTGTTGTGCATTTATCGAGGGGCAACTCACTCTAGTATTTTCGATTCAGGCAAACGTATTGAGAGACGtcccaagcaaccagaagttcgaataatacttaaaaagcacactttaaagttcacataaagttcttagcgaacttccaagctgcttaagctttaatggaactataaagctgcttaagccgctattagaacataaaacgcactgaaaaattacttaaaacgagaagcttatgcagctcccttatacgaacttttggttgcttggggtatttgtgtatttttcacgaaatggCATGTATTTTGTGTATTGATAAGTATTGATTATTTCTTTAATAATTCTTACGTATTAACGCATTAAAAACGTATTTGTGTATTGTTCACGAAATGCAATGTATTATGCGTATTGGTGAATTATTTCATAATTCTTATGGATTAGTGTACTaaaaccactgagaactgacatacaagtaaagttttcaacttgtgtaagaaataaaactgtcgctttgaaatgataacagcaagtagcaacttgccactagtcggcgcttcgatcgtccagcaaacgctatacgggacttgtgtgcaaacttggatacaatggtgactcacgcgtGCAAACCTGTATGTGATGGTGATTTTCACcgtattttgatttaaatgtttacacaggtttttcgggaaagtttgttctggcttatatgtctgttctctgtgctaaaaCGTACAAATGTATGCACGcactgtatttttgttgaataatcaattgaaaccgaatgttactgaattttgacgtttaaatgttattgtagaatgcaagtagaataatttcataaacgcaaataataaaattagtacaaatGGAATTACCAGTGATTTTTCAAGATTAACGAACAATTcagcattatgccaaattttattatttagagaATTAGTGACTTCTTCAGTTTGCTTCTACTGGTGAGAAGCAGGAAGCGGGGAGATTTACCAGATATTCTGCTATTGTTTAACCAAGGCTGATGAACATGTAATTGAAGTAACCTTTATCTTTAGTTTGGTGAAAACTAATTAGGCTTGTTGAATTTTAATTAGGCTTACCCGATGGTAATTTTTGAGCAACGCGGTATTATATTTAATCACTGCTGTATTatctaaattaattaaaaaaattgagatGCTTATCAGTAAAATTGAAagtacggacatgttcggtttcagaagcaaagtgaattttatttctatgctgGTTCTGAGAGGGGTTATCGattaaaagtgcaccagatatagattacgctgttcacttatgctcgaaaatgtaaaagatgctaacttctgccttcaaactgtcgacataataacaaatgaatgctttggttggtgaatgaatttatatttcctctgagtagcattcgattctgcatgaaatttcaatcagttggaaagtgaatgaatgagagaggcgttgaatctgaatgtcggtttcggtaaatgcaagcagaaataggtaactgattttgaaatttcgtaacactgCTCGTAATTCGGATTCTTGtgttttatataattttttattattttgattatagaggttttaagcttagggtcattcgcctcttttctggttcccggtcaaaaaaaaatgcggacgaacatggtcaggcgatttaaacagtgtgacgtttaactcaactcgcctgtgctaattgtccctaggaacaaatgcaatttgcgaatgcgatttaaaggcaatttcattacttagacaaattctctggcggctgaaaaggacttggttgtttttgcgtttttcaaacatggcgtttcatgtttggcttaagcttaaaatagtttttttttaacgattggggtgttctcgcttgtatgttgtttgtctagtgcacttcacagaaaaaaatattttgtaattttaagtttattttcatgcacatatttggagcatgaatataaatgtaaaattaagttccaccacaaatacacacgacttgtcgtgctttcttcatctaattttattataattttacacgtggattgaaaattacagtttctttaaacggaaaaccaatgcacttcaatgtatttttactcgaacactgctgtaaaattgtatgctgttttgatgctccaattgttttcaacgtaattttcaatcaaatttttgattcaatcgttgtatgtttacattcgtttacatttacatgtcgtttaaatttcattattttttggtgtgttcatttagccaacgaatgtgggaaattgtggaatcgtgcgtgaatatagtggaacaagatatctgacctaaactctaaataaaagtcatattgtggtaagttttggtgtgcaatgccaatttcaccattcctatagtttggtggtgattacctagtgtagtgataagtttatgtgagtagataatgaatccgaaaataagtaatatttgtaattttcatattaggcaattaagggcgattaaatggcgcgttccctgggcgatttgggggcgatttaagggcgggtagagcggctaaaaatgacggcggcaagtcgcccaaatgttgtattggaaatagccccctaattgccagcaatttgttGGCAAaatgaagggcaattagcgcatccgagttggcaaatagccccccgattgccagcaacttgccctttttgactggggaGTAATCTCttgtggaaaaatctctaaccctatgcggggttgggaatcaaacccaggtgagctgcctaCAATCTTTTGTTTTGCATTCTCAATCCATCGAGCGTTGGTTTCGATTCTATTCCCCCAACGAGTGTTGATTTATAATGCAACCTATATATCTAAACAAAATGATTAATCGCAATGGAAACTTCGAACTTGCAAGATTTTAGAGCTTCACTATTTAGGGTAAACATTAAACCATTGTTTATGTCGATAAAACGAGCAAATTCTTGATCAAAAATTTCCTACTGATGCTGGCAGGAAGTTTCGGATTTACCTATGTTCACGTCCCCTGGGAGTATTTTCAAATGTACGGGatgtttgttttctttaaaGATTATGGGATTGTTCCTTTGAATCAAACTAACAAGAATTCTGATTGATTTCTGTCTACTTGTCATTCTAATGATTCACCGATTCTGAATCCGTTTGCTGGGAGTCCCAATTCCGAGAAAAGGAAACAATCTAGCTTGAAAAAAACATACGCTATGTCATAATAAGACATATACTGAATTAGTTTCATTTGGCATGAAATTAATGTAATATTTGTATGGCTTGTATCAACAGTGTATTACTTGACGAATTGGATTGTAATCGacgcattgaaaaatatttccagtactaacgtatttttgtgtattagcgtattttcgacgtattatcgacgtattgaaaaattctttcgGAAGTAACGTATTTTAGTGCATTAGTGTATTTTCGGCGTATTAAATGTATTAAGGTGTATTGAAACATTTCtcgtgtattttttcaattgggtatttttaattcactttgaatggggaGTGAACTGCCCCTCGGCATTTATATCTTCGAATAGTGCTCATCGGCCATATTTAATCGCTTTCGTGTCGGTAGACGTCCATTAAACTCCCATAATAATCGACCGATTAAtactacactgagaaacaaatcgatcgatgcataaataaaactgCGTGTAGGTTAtatcgttttcgattgagaacctggaaactaacccaggttagttgcttcaaacgaacgttttaaatgaaactgagttgggttctcgccaaacagtggtggtgtgagcgaacctaggtgcagatcacttgtgataaattaaattcatttctttccatcaaaatagaaattcataatgtattttgcgttgcgtgcaatgtattttgcgttgcgtgtaagacgtcaaaaccttacaaaaaactagccctacattcaaaaaaacgtcgaacaaagtaaATCAACGTAGggcgtttgttaaacaaacttttcagcgagggagtgcaaagttgatgcaaaaatggaaattaaatgcatttttctaatttgatgcaaatttgttatacatttctagagtgatctgcccctaggagcTAACCCGAAATATTTTTTAGGTTAAAACCCAACCCggccggttttcagttcagtggcgcataacctaggttcgaaactggcttcaaacaaacggtttgacaatAGTTgggtccgaaactgagttagtttctgcctcaagcGAAAACTAcattagagcatgttcaggagtgtttcagttttagattcaaaattttgacagttctattatataaaactgaaaattttaaaactagaacttgctgtccccagcagcagttttagcggatgttctattcagtttaaaattcatgtcacgCCGTGCTTTCAGCgtcactgcattcaaatttatttttccccagtctatcgggtctaagtgtctgtgctgaaaactttgcatgtatttaaaacatagTTCTAAACgggttttaaaatcagcaacaaatagaacggcgtcgtataacagttttaaagtttgaaacaaaactgttcgaaataataaaacaaaacgctctgctggggatgtgaatgtttcagttccagttctactttgaaactcctatacaaaataaaacgctcctgggCATGCcctgaatgtttcagttccagttctactttgaaactcctatacaaaataaaacgctcctgaacatgcccttagatACTAGCGTTTTGCCCCCTCTAGTAGTAAATCTCTTCAAACAAACGCCTATGCATGCCGTATTTGTATTCACCACAAATTGATTTCGTTAAGTTTTTTAGTCATTTGACGGCTGTCATTATTTGGTGAATTTACGTGTCATTACGCGATAGTTTTGTCAGTCAGTGCAAAGGAGAAAATAAGGACAGGTaggagaaaagaaaaaaagtgctTTTACCGTGCGAGTCGCGAAGacgtgaaatttttttgaagaaaagcTGGTATCAAATTTCGGCCATGAATTAAGTGCTGTGAGCGTTGGAAATATTGTACTCGCATAGGGAAAGTGTGCCGCCCTTGAGTGTATTGCCGAAAAGGACCATCAGAAGTGAACCGAGGAAACTGGTTAATTTTTAGGGGCTTGAAAATTATTGCTGGTAGTGTCATCAGTTTTCGTTTAGCTCGCTCGTCGCTGGCAGGTTGTGACAAACCGAATTTGATAACGGTGTGAGAAGTGCTAAGAAATATAACAATGTCCGGATTCGATGACAATCCTTTCGGTGAACCGATAGTGGACAATCCGTTCGCGGTAAGTACtgattgatcagatttttagtgtatggtgtGCTCGAAATTCCATTAGTGATTCATCGCTGGGGAAGAACGACGTACCAGTGTTGACAGAACGCTAGAGTTGCCTGAAATTGAGTGGCTGAGCCATACAATGTCCAGATTATTTGATTATAAATGAGTAGTCATTGTAGCTGATAAGGTTAATTCTCTTTTTATTAGGATCCGTCGATTCGAGAAGCAACCAGAAACAGTCGTAATACGCAGCAGACCCTGGTTGAATATGACCCCTTTTCCGACGAACCCGTTCCACAGCGAACACAGAACAATTTTGGCCAGCCTGCGACGCTGCTGTCCTCACCACAAACGGTACCAGCCTACAGTTCGAGTGGGGCTCAATACAACAACAATGCAGCAGTTCCTGGAGCGAGTAGTGCTGCCGCTATGACACAGATCTCCACCGCAGAACTACAGGTTAGTAGTCCCTCGGGAAATTGTGACACCATTTTATTCACGTGTCTCTTTGTTGCTTTTCACGCAAAATGTCAAAACATTGCCACGGACCATGGGTCGATTGTATGTTTCGGATGCATCATTGTTCTTGTTGTCATAACAATTCTATCACTGATACGCTTACTTCCATCTGGATATAGGAACTACGGGTAGGCTTTAGTAGCTTTCTTTGCTACATTTACACATATTTAAATATTATACTGTATCCTGTGTGTGCCTGAGTGTATTGCTTATCAATTTTCCATTTTACTGTTTAGT encodes:
- the LOC131684635 gene encoding small ribosomal subunit protein eS6 encodes the protein MKLNVSFPATGAQKTFEVMDDHKLRHFYDKRMGAEITADHLGDEWKGYVFKIAGGNDKQGFPMKQGVLTNTRVRLLLKKGHSCYRPRRTGERKRKSVRGCIVDQNLSALALIILKKGEKDIPGLTDTTVPRRLGPKRASNIRKLYNLTKDDDVRQFVVKRPLPEKDGKKPRTKAPKIQRLITPVVLQRKRHRLAIKKRRVESRKEAEAEYVKILAVRRRAERIRRRSRLSSMRDSRSSIGSDKEKEKAAAKVAKKVAKKEAKKEVKKVTEAAKKTPDSKAKPDAKKPEKKAEGKKPDAKKVEAKKADTKKVDSKKSDAGKKPAGDKKEKKVVKKDAPAVAKKEAPKRKPEASKGDASAAKKEKKQKKK